From Halorubrum salinarum, the proteins below share one genomic window:
- a CDS encoding DUF7855 family protein has protein sequence MLLVVTYSAAARTGLRNLCRRHEGVVARRFGRAALFDETVYAAFLALRLRESHGGDVQIERTEPFNEFVAVDEPVREAAAAYADRSAESTPYAAFAAGTDHPDPDAMRGREL, from the coding sequence GTGCTGCTGGTCGTGACGTACTCGGCGGCCGCCCGGACCGGCCTCCGGAACCTGTGTCGCCGCCACGAGGGAGTCGTCGCTCGGCGGTTCGGTCGCGCCGCGCTGTTCGACGAGACGGTGTACGCCGCGTTCCTCGCGCTGCGGCTCCGCGAGTCCCACGGCGGGGACGTCCAGATCGAGCGCACCGAGCCGTTCAACGAGTTCGTCGCCGTCGACGAGCCGGTCCGAGAGGCCGCCGCGGCCTACGCGGACCGGAGTGCTGAGTCGACGCCGTACGCGGCCTTCGCGGCGGGGACGGACCACCCGGACCCGGACGCCATGCGCGGCAGAGAGCTGTGA
- a CDS encoding DUF7856 family protein translates to MTETRPTPREPDRGEEADGNEDESAAVEGPPEPSAVLGRLPTDAGLRRQLAAAARSRGRSASVAAEIEEVEAELAAIEIEPVDLTAARRRVAETSGEIERLKERVAALRGDARARRAVDAEADEALDDLEAAAAELSAAQTEAIAAEQALERARAEAARNRDERRRRLRLRDRLRNRRRAARRELAEGIYPVFRRALAVVPGGDPDAAGAAPDAYDGDPVAASLAAVRVAALDSAVELRGEAARRVAAADRSARSLLRTSEVRTEGAADGS, encoded by the coding sequence GTGACCGAGACGAGACCGACACCGCGGGAGCCGGACCGTGGGGAGGAGGCCGACGGCAACGAGGACGAGTCGGCCGCGGTCGAGGGACCGCCGGAGCCGAGCGCGGTGCTCGGGCGGCTCCCCACCGACGCGGGGCTCCGTCGGCAGCTGGCGGCGGCCGCGCGCTCACGAGGACGGAGCGCCTCGGTCGCGGCTGAGATCGAGGAAGTCGAGGCGGAGCTCGCGGCGATCGAGATCGAGCCGGTGGACCTGACCGCGGCGCGGCGACGGGTCGCCGAGACGAGCGGCGAGATAGAGCGCCTGAAAGAGCGGGTCGCGGCGCTGCGCGGCGACGCCCGGGCGCGCCGCGCGGTCGACGCCGAAGCGGACGAGGCGCTCGACGACCTGGAGGCGGCGGCCGCGGAGCTGTCTGCGGCGCAGACGGAGGCGATCGCCGCCGAGCAGGCGCTCGAACGCGCGCGAGCGGAGGCGGCTCGAAACCGCGACGAGCGGCGACGGCGCCTGCGGCTCCGCGACCGGCTCCGGAACCGTCGCCGCGCCGCCCGCCGCGAACTCGCCGAGGGGATCTATCCGGTGTTTCGGCGCGCGCTCGCGGTCGTCCCGGGCGGCGATCCCGACGCCGCCGGCGCGGCCCCCGACGCGTACGACGGCGACCCGGTCGCGGCGTCGCTCGCGGCGGTCAGGGTCGCGGCGCTCGACAGCGCCGTCGAACTGCGAGGGGAGGCGGCCCGGAGGGTCGCGGCCGCCGACCGGAGCGCGAGGTCACTGCTCCGGACGTCCGAGGTCCGCACGGAAGGGGCAGCCGACGGGAGCTGA
- a CDS encoding DUF7857 domain-containing protein, with product MELDWSVDREGEASLVGVRVRNDGAVPRRVRIESRLDGPVLPPRRGGVPERGWDAGGVTAVIDPGERAAFGFAAVAEPVDPPVEIAGVEPATAEPNGDDAATGGDADRVRAAMRDLDSHRPPRQVVDGAAAVNGDGNVVDGDGSGSARGSDSDEDETEQARSGDDAGSDDDADSIERAGEGDAERSATAESPPSAAGADGIDAWFAAVEDRVERAERLSGADLETATAAVQEAGGLDAVASLDERVATDAERLRAVRDRAAALAERAEASEVPTAALEDLA from the coding sequence ATGGAACTCGACTGGTCCGTCGACCGCGAGGGGGAGGCGTCGCTCGTCGGTGTCCGGGTTCGCAACGACGGGGCGGTCCCGCGGCGGGTCCGGATCGAGAGTCGGCTGGACGGCCCCGTCCTGCCGCCGCGTCGCGGCGGCGTCCCCGAACGCGGGTGGGACGCCGGCGGCGTCACCGCGGTGATCGACCCGGGCGAGCGCGCGGCGTTCGGGTTCGCGGCGGTGGCGGAGCCGGTCGACCCGCCGGTCGAAATCGCGGGCGTCGAGCCAGCGACCGCGGAGCCGAACGGGGATGACGCGGCGACCGGAGGCGACGCGGACCGCGTGCGGGCGGCGATGCGCGACCTCGACTCCCATCGTCCTCCGCGGCAGGTGGTCGACGGTGCGGCGGCGGTCAACGGTGACGGAAACGTGGTCGACGGCGACGGATCCGGGAGCGCGAGAGGGAGCGACTCGGACGAGGACGAGACCGAGCAGGCGCGAAGCGGGGACGACGCGGGATCCGACGACGACGCGGACTCGATCGAAAGGGCCGGCGAGGGCGACGCGGAGCGGTCGGCGACGGCCGAGTCACCGCCGAGTGCGGCGGGGGCAGACGGGATCGACGCGTGGTTCGCGGCCGTCGAGGACCGGGTCGAGCGGGCGGAGCGGCTGAGCGGCGCCGACCTCGAAACGGCGACGGCGGCCGTCCAGGAGGCCGGCGGGCTCGACGCGGTCGCGTCTCTCGACGAGCGCGTCGCGACCGACGCCGAGCGACTGCGGGCGGTTCGCGACCGCGCCGCGGCGCTGGCCGAGCGGGCGGAAGCGAGCGAGGTGCCGACCGCGGCGCTGGAGGATCTGGCGTGA
- a CDS encoding DUF7854 family protein, whose translation MDRISAIRNVEDALREFEDGEADLAATERRVAAVLRTYATEFEGDGDVFRAVGDDPVDGTVVVAPSEPAARERVLAASGVDGERDPDGGDGPAFDVERF comes from the coding sequence ATGGACCGCATCTCAGCGATACGGAACGTCGAGGACGCGCTCCGCGAGTTCGAGGACGGCGAGGCCGACCTCGCGGCCACGGAGCGGCGCGTCGCGGCCGTGCTCCGCACGTACGCCACCGAGTTCGAGGGCGACGGCGACGTGTTCCGCGCGGTCGGCGACGACCCCGTAGACGGCACCGTGGTCGTCGCGCCCTCGGAGCCGGCGGCGCGGGAGCGCGTCCTCGCCGCCAGCGGCGTCGACGGCGAGCGCGACCCGGACGGCGGGGACGGGCCCGCGTTCGACGTCGAGCGCTTCTGA